GCCGCTGCTCGGCACGCTCGCCGACCGGGTGCGGCGCAGACCGCTCATGGTCGTCCTGAACCTGGCGATGGCGTGCCTGCTGCCGCTCCTGCTGTGGGTGGAGTCGGCGGACCGGGTGTGGCTGCTCTTCGCGGTCCTCGTCCTCTACGGGGCGCAGGGCTCCGTCCACGACGCGGCGGAGCAGGCCCTGATGGCGAACGTGGTCGACGAGGACCGGCTCGGCACGTTCAACGGGCTGCGGATGACGGCGAACGAGTCGATGAAGCTGATCGCCCCGCTGGTCGCGGCGGGGCTCTTCGCCGCGTACGGCGGCGGGCCCGTCGCCCTCCTGGACGCGGTGACCTTCGCGGTCGCGGCCGGCGTGTTCGCGCTGATGCCGGTCCGGGAGGCGCCTCCCGCCCGGCCGGAGTCCCGGAACTGGTGGCGCGAGACGGCCGAGGGCGTACGGCTCCTCCGGGCCTCGCGCCCGCTGCGGCCGCTGGTGGCGACGGGCGCGTTCACGATGCTGCTCGCCGGGGTGAACGGCGCCGCGATCTACGCCGTCGTGGACGAGGGGCTCGGGCACGCGCCCGCGTACGTCGGTGTCCTGTACGCGGTCCAGGGCGTGGGCTCGGTCCTCGCGGGCCTGGTCTCGGGCCCGCTGCTCCGCCGGATCCCGGAGCGGACCCTCGCCGCCGTCGGCCTGGCGCTGTTCGCGGTGGCGGTGGGGGTACGGGGAGCGCTGCCGTACGAGGCGACGGCCCTGGCGGCGAGCGCGATGATCGGCCT
The DNA window shown above is from Streptomyces vietnamensis and carries:
- a CDS encoding MFS transporter, giving the protein MRWYWYLTGVVVSGFGTTAMWLVSGIWVKSLTGSDSLAALASFALWAPVLLGPLLGTLADRVRRRPLMVVLNLAMACLLPLLLWVESADRVWLLFAVLVLYGAQGSVHDAAEQALMANVVDEDRLGTFNGLRMTANESMKLIAPLVAAGLFAAYGGGPVALLDAVTFAVAAGVFALMPVREAPPARPESRNWWRETAEGVRLLRASRPLRPLVATGAFTMLLAGVNGAAIYAVVDEGLGHAPAYVGVLYAVQGVGSVLAGLVSGPLLRRIPERTLAAVGLALFAVAVGVRGALPYEATALAASAMIGLGMPWVLIAVMTAVQKEAPPEAVGRVAATANTLVMAPNALAIALGAGLVAVTDARVLLPLLALAGVAWAAGLGFRVGNRPAGRDGWAHGTAPSAAPPPPAP